GTCGGATCCGACATTGCACTTCAAGCCCGCTCTTCTGCAAAGCGGCTTCGTGGCCTGGATCGGCATAATCCTCAACCACGCTGCCAGCGAAGCAGCGCGGCTGATCGGCGAATATCGCCCTCGGCACGCCGAGCTGCGCGATGTAAACACCGTTGAGGATTCGCAGCCCTGCATCACGTGCAAGATTGACATCCTGGCGGCCATCGAGCGGCTCAAAGGCCGCCAGAAGCTGGTGATGTTGTTGTTCTTCGCGGGCCTCGACCGCGACGAAATCGCGGCGCAGCTTGGACTGACCTACAAGCAGGTGCGCTACGCGATCGAGCGAGCAATGGAGAAGATGCGGCGATGGCTGGCGGCCTACCGCGAGTAGACGGCTTCCTGAGAAGTGGGCTGCGCATAGGGCGAATTCTCACGAATTCCGCTACGCGGCGGCGTAACTTAGCCCTTCCGGCCTTTGCGCTCCGAAGCCAGCAATTCTTGGTGGGCCCCGTGCCAGGATGCGAAGAGCAACACCAACCGCGCGGCAATCTCGGCCGAAGGCTTGGGAAGCTCGCCGCGCACGAACTTTTGCAAGAACTGGCGATCGACCTGCGGGGCCATACGATCGTCGAGAAACGGCGGCTCAGGGATGCCGAGCATTTCCCACGGGCCGGGATCTGATTGATGGCCGCCCTTGTCGTCGGATGCGGACGGTTCTGTCACGTCGGTGGTCTGCTTTCGGGACTCGCCCGTCTTGACCCAGGCAAAAATTCTCCCCTGTCGCCCTAAATCATCACGCCGGCGCGGTTCTTGTCAAGCGGCGTGCTGGGCCGCGGA
This is a stretch of genomic DNA from Pirellulales bacterium. It encodes these proteins:
- a CDS encoding sigma-70 family RNA polymerase sigma factor — translated: MSMKRQPDENPESPDALQALFEQIVTGGPRTCEEWAAVLKTVLSDRWLQAEVRRRAELLVQSHKLHDDIAQDIAQQVFAYLAEKGASDPTLHFKPALLQSGFVAWIGIILNHAASEAARLIGEYRPRHAELRDVNTVEDSQPCITCKIDILAAIERLKGRQKLVMLLFFAGLDRDEIAAQLGLTYKQVRYAIERAMEKMRRWLAAYRE